One part of the Raphanus sativus cultivar WK10039 chromosome 7, ASM80110v3, whole genome shotgun sequence genome encodes these proteins:
- the LOC108817132 gene encoding auxin response factor 7, with translation MKAPSSNGVSPNPLEGERRNINSELWHACAGPLISLPPAGSLVVYFPQGHSEQVAASMQKQTDFIPSYPNLPSKLICMLQNVTLNADPETEEVYAQMTLQPVNKYDREALLASDMGLKLNRQPNEFFCKTLTASDTSTHGGFSVPRRAAEKIFPALDFSMQPPCQELVAKDIHDNTWTFRHIFRGQPKRHLLTTGWSVFVSTKRLLAGDSVLFVRDGKGQLLLGIRRANRQQPALSSSVISSDSMHIGVLAAAAHANANNSPFTIFYNPRAAPAEFVVPLAKYTKAMYAQVSLGMRFRMIFETEECGVRRYMGTVTGITDLDPVRWKNSQWRNLQIGWDESAAGDRPSRVSVWDIEPVLTPFYICPPPFFRPRFAGQPGMPDDGTDMESALKRAMPWLDNGLEMKDPSSTIFPGLSLVQWMSMQQQNGQVPGAAAQPGFFPSMLSPSAALHNNLGGTDDPSKLLSFQTPPGGISSSNLQFNKPNPQAAMSQLPQPPTTLSQQQQLQQLLHSSLNHQQQQSQPQQPQSLQQQQQQQSLQQQQQSLLQQQQQQQQSLQQHHQQPLQQQTQQQQLQQQNQQQQIQQQQQLRSQQLQSQPQSHPQHMLQQFQIPQNQLYSGQQAAQQHQTQQASMHHLQPQVVSGSIASSVIAPPSSSLNQSFQQQQQSTQPQHTHRHIGGSTSQSSVIETSKSSSNLMSKPPQDTQFSRQMEQQQPSGLVQGHNQQTLVQQKTQQSQVQQRFQQSLLEQPHLQFQLLQRLQQQQQQQQQQQQFLSPGSSSLQSQLLHQQLQSQQLQQLPSISQSQQFPSSCTNTGLPSLQPPQMLVSRPQDKQNPPVGGGAKAYSGITDGGDAPSSSTSPSTNNCQISSSTFLNRSQSGPAILIPDPAVDVSASLVQDLYSKSDMRLKHELVSQQKPKASLTDHQLEASASGTSYGLDGGENSRQQNFLSPNFGLDGDSRNSLFGGANVENGFVPETLLSRGYDSQKDLQNMLSNYGGVTNDIGTEMSTSAVRTQSFGIPNVPAISNDLAVNDAGVLGGGLWPTQAQRMRTYTKVQKRGSVGRSIDVNRYRGYDELRHDLARMFGIEGQLEDPLTSDWKLVYVDHENDILLVGDDPWEEFVNCVQSIKILSSAEVQQMSLDGNFAGLPATNQACSGGDNGNGWRGQYDDNSANSFNR, from the exons ATGAAAGCTCCTTCATCAAATGGAGTTTCTCCAAATCCACTGGAAG GAGAAAGGAGGAATATAAACTCAGAGTTATGGCACGCTTGTGCTGGACCGCTCATATCGTTGCCTCCAGCGGGAAGTCTTGTTGTTTACTTCCCTCAAGGTCACAGTGAGCAA GTTGCGGCTTCAATGCAGAAGCAGACTGATTTCATACCAAGCTACCCGAATCTTCCTTCTAAGCTCATTTGCATGCTCCAGAACGTTACATTGAAT GCTGATCCTGAGACGGAGGAGGTCTACGCACAGATGACACTACAGCCAGTAAACAAA TATGATAGAGAAGCATTGCTTGCCTCTGACATGGGTCTTAAGCTAAACAGACAACCTAATGAATTTTTCTGCAAAACCCTCACGGCGAGTGACACTAGCACTCACGGTGGATTCTCTGTACCACGAAGAGCAGCTGAGAAAATCTTCCCAGCTCTG GATTTCTCGATGCAACCACCTTGTCAAGAGCTTGTTGCTAAGGACATTCATGACAACACATGGACTTTCAGACATATTTTTCGAG GTCAACCAAAAAGGCATCTGCTAACCACAGGCTGGAGTGTGTTTGTTAGCACGAAGAGGCTCTTAGCTGGGGACTCTGTTCTTTTTGTAAG AGATGGAAAGGGGCAACTTCTGTTGGGTATAAGACGTGCAAATAGACAACAGCCTGCGCTTTCTTCTTCTGTGATATCTAGCGATAGCATGCACATTGGAGTTCTCGCTGCAGCAGCTCATGCTAATGCTAACAACAGTCCTTTCACAATTTTCTACAACCCGAG GGCTGCTCCTGCTGAGTTTGTGGTTCCTTTAGCCAAGTATACCAAAGCTATGTACGCTCAGGTTTCACTCGGTATGCGGTTTAGGATGATATTTGAGACAGAAGAGTGCGGAGTTCGTAGGTATATGGGTACAGTTACTGGTATCACTGATCTTGATCCTGTGAGATGGAAAAACTCTCAGTGGCGGAATCTTCAG atTGGATGGGATGAGTCAGCTGCTGGTGATAGGCCCAGTCGAGTTTCAGTTTGGGATATTGAACCAGTTTTAACTCCTTTCTATATATGTCCTCCTCCATTTTTTCGACCTCGGTTTGCTGGGCAGCCGGGAATGCCAG ATGATGGGACTGACATGGAGTCTGCGTTGAAGAGAGCAATGCCGTGGCTTGACAATGGCCTAGAGATGAAGGACCCTTCCAGTACGATATTTCCTGGTCTGAGTTTAGTTCAGTGGATGAGTATGCAACAGCAGAACGGCCAGGTCCCTGGTGCCGCTGCACAGCCTGGCTTCTTTCCGTCAATGCTCTCTCCATCCGCGGCTCTGCACAACAATCTCGGCGGCACTGATGATCCGTCCAAGTTACTAAGCTTTCAGACGCCTCCAGGGGGGATTTCTTCATCGAACCTCCAATTTAACAAACCGAATCCACAAGCGGCAATGTCCCAGTTACCTCAGCCGCCAACTACGTTGTCTCAACAGCAGCAGCTGCAGCAATTGTTGCACTCCTCTTTGAACCATCAGCAACAGCAATCACAGCCTCAACAACCACAGTCGttgcagcaacaacaacaacaacaatcactgcagcagcaacaacaatcACTactgcagcagcagcagcaacaacaacaatcgCTGCAGCAACATCATCAACAACCGCTACAGCAACAgactcagcagcagcagctgcaGCAACAGAATCAGCAGCAGCAAATACAACAACAGCAGCAGTTAAGATCGCAGCAACTGCAATCTCAGCCCCAGTCACATCCTCAACATATGTTGCAGCAATTTCAGATTCCGCAGAATCAGCTTTATAGTGGTCAACAAGCAGCGCAGCAGCATCAGACGCAACAAGCATCTATGCATCATTTGCAACCCCAAGTAGTTTCGGGATCAATAGCAAGCAGTGTCATCGCTCCTCCTTCTAGCTCACTTAATCAAAGCTTTCAGCAGCAACAACAGTCTACGCAGCCTCAACACACACATCGCCACATAGGTGGTAGCACTAGCCAGAGTAGTGTAATTGAAACTAGCAAGTCTTCATCTAATCTGATGTCCAAACCACCGCAAGACACACAGTTTTCACGACAAATGGAACAGCAACAGCCTTCTGGTCTTGTCCAGGGACACAATCAGCAAACACTCGTGCAGCAGAAAACTCAACAGTCACAGGTTCAACAAAGATTCCAGCAGAGTCTCTTGGAACAACCGCATTTACAGTTTCAGCTGTTGCAGAGGTTACAACAGCAGCAacagcaacagcagcagcagcagcaattTCTTTCCCCGGGAAGCTCGAGTTTGCAGTCTCAGTTACTCCACCAACAGCTGCAAAGCCAGCAGTTGCAACAGCTACCTTCTATCTCACAAAGTCAGCAGTTTCCGTCGTCCTGCACTAACACTGGCTTACCCTCGTTGCAACCACCTCAAATGCTGGTGAGCCGGCCTCAGGACAAACAAAACCCACCGGTTGGAGGTGGGGCCAAAGCTTATTCAGGGATCACAGATGGAGGAGATGCACCTTCCTCTTCAACCTCGCCTTCCACCAACAACTGTCAGATCTCTTCTTCAACCTTCCTCAACAGAAGCCAAAGCGGGCCAGCGATCTTGATACCTGATCCAGCGGTTGATGTGTCTGCTAGTCTTGTCCAGGATCTTTACAGCAAGTCCGATATGCGTCTAAAACACGAACTCGTGAGTCAGCAAAAGCCCAAAGCTAGTTTAACAGATCATCAACTAGAAGCGTCTGCCTCCGGAACTTCTTACGGCTTAGATGGCGGTGAAAACAGCAGACAACAAAATTTCTTGTCTCCAAACTTTGGTCTGGACGGTGATTCAAGAAACAGTTTGTTTGGCGGAGCCAATGTTGAGAATGGCTTTGTACCTGAAACGTTGCTCTCGAGGGGTTACGACTCCCAGAAAGATCTCCAGAACATGCTTTCAAACTATGGAGGAGTGACCAATGACATTGGTACAGAGATGTCAACTTCAGCTGTAAGAACTCAATCTTTTGGCATCCCTAATGTACCCGCCATATCAAACGATCTAGCTGTCAACGATGCTGGAGTTCTTGGTGGCGGATTATGGCCAACTCAGGCTCAACGGATGCGAACTTATACAAAG GTGCAAAAGCGAGGTTCAGTGGGGAGATCAATAGACGTCAACCGTTACAGAGGTTATGATGAGCTGAGGCATGACCTAGCACGGATGTTTGGGATCGAAGGACAGCTTGAAGATCCGCTAACATCAGATTGGAAGCTTGTCTACGTAGATCATGAAAACGACATCCTTCTTGTCGGTGATGACCCGTGGGA GGAATTTGTGAATTGTGTTCAGAGCATAAAGATCCTATCATCAGCTGAGGTTCAACAGATGAGTTTAGACGGTAACTTTGCAGGTTTACCAGCTACTAATCAAGCTTGTAGTGGCGGTGACAATGGCAATGGTTGGAGAGGTCAGTATGATGATAACTCGGCCAACTCGTTTAACCGGTGA
- the LOC108817134 gene encoding 20 kDa chaperonin, chloroplastic, translated as MAATQLTASPVTVSARSLASLRASSAIKFGTLKPGTLKQTQFRSLVVRAASVVAPKYTSIKPLGDRVLVKTKEAEEKTMGGILLPSTAQSKPQGGEVIAVGEGRTIGKNKINIDVPTGAQIIYSKYAGTEVEFNDVKHLILKEDDIVGLLETEDIKDLKPLNDRVFIKVAEAEEKTAGGLLLTETTKEKPSIGTVIAVGPGSLDEEGKRQPLAISTGSTVLYSKYAGNDFKGKDGSNYIALRASDVMAILS; from the exons ATGGCGGCGACTCAACTCACAGCATCACCAGTGACTGTGTCAGCTAGGAGCTTAGCCTCACTCAGAGCTTCGAGTGCCATCAAGTTTGGAACTTTGAAACCAGGCACCCTTAAGCAGACTCAGTTCCGTTCTTTGGTTGTCAGAGCTGCTTCCGTCGTTGCTCCCAAG TACACTTCAATTAAGCCATTGGGAGATAGAGTTTTGGTTAAGACCAAGGAGGCAGAGGAGAAGACTATGGGAGGTATCTTACTTCCATCCACAGCTCAATCAAAACCTCAAGGAGGTGAAGTCATTGCTGTGGGTGAAGGAAGAACTATTGGGAAGAACAAAATCAATATCGATGTCCCT ACTGGAGCACAGATCATCTACTCCAAATACGCAGGAACCGAAGTGGAGTTCAACGATGTGAAGCATCTCATTCTCAAGGAAGATGATATCGTTGGCCTTCTTGAGACGGAGGACATCAAAGATCTCAAGCCATTGAACGACCGAGTCTTTATTAAG GTTGCTGAGGCTGAGGAGAAAACAGCTGGAGGGTTGTTGCTAACCGAGACTACCAAAGAGAAGCCTTCTATTGGCACG GTGATAGCAGTTGGACCAGGTTCTCTAGATGAGGAAGGTAAGCGTCAGCCACTAGCAATATCGACTGGAAGCACAGTTCTTTACTCCAAGTATGCTGGCAATGACTTCAAGGGCAAAGATGGTTCCAACTACATCGCCCTGAGAGCTTCGGATGTGATGGCTATCCTTTCTTAG